Within the Erigeron canadensis isolate Cc75 chromosome 6, C_canadensis_v1, whole genome shotgun sequence genome, the region CAATTCTGATACACTTTTATTAAAAGATCACAATGTCGTCATGGACCACCGCAGGAAGATCGGGGTCTGAGTCTTTGGAGGCTTCTACGGTATAAATCGAcgttctttttaatatttatatcttaaTATGCTTTTAAAAAGCTAATGTACTTTTTGGTTGTATAAAGTTCTTTTACTGACATCTCCCTTAGTTTTTCTGGCTAAAATGGAGAATTGTTGCCTGGGATTTTGCCGAAATCTTGTCTAAAGTACCATATATGTATACCTTTAGAAAGGTTAATGTGTATATAGGTCAATAAAAAGCTACATGGCTTAAACGAGTACAAATCGAAAAAGTACATTAGTATTTTAGAAGTAAACCCGAATAGTAAATACCGGACTGTAAGTTTTTTTCCTTCTATTTGTCGAGTGGACGTGGCTAGTGGCTACTTAGTGGTGTCTGGGTAAGCGATTAAGTTTATACGTAATTATCTCTTATTAGCCTATCTATCATCAAAACACACCTTTCAAAAGGTTATAGGAACAAAGATGATATGGGTAATGTAGTAAATAAGCCAAATTAGCTCCAATAAGCTCATGGTGAggacttaataaaaaagttttatataagtCGAAAAGCAGAAGAGCAGATAAGCTCACTTAGAAACTAACAGGGACCTTTTGTATAACCTCATAGGATCGTAAGCTTCATAGTAACATTCCTGAAGGCATAGAAAAGAGAGTAATTCACGATTCTTCTTAAGAACCATGGACCCGAAATATTATGTGTTGTGGTGGAGAATTGATAACCCTCTCTTCTTGGTATGTTACTCCTTATTCAATGTTTGATTGTTTACCATCTAAAAACTTTAGCTTCTAGGTACATGGATTTATTGAAGAAGGTACTTTAAAAGgatacttttatttatattaatagcAAGATAAAAATGGGATATAGATGTGAACCTAAGTCATATGCTGAGATTGTGACAATATACATAGCAACACTCTTGTTACCTCAAGACCACACTTAAGCTGAAGCAGTAAGTTATACTAGATTTGGAAGGTGAATGTTGAAACATATTCTGTGGATGAGAaaattttaatccaatgatATACAGTGTATAGATATATCAAAGTGATGCATCACAACTGCATATCCTTAATTTGAGTGTGAAAATGTGCCCATGAGAGTAGCTTAGCAATTGGCAAAAGATGGGCATATATGGTTCCTTGATTTGTATCATACAAATCTGGATGCATTATGAGGAGGAAATTTAATAATGAGCTCGACTTATACGGAGGAAATTAGCTAATGAGTTCGACTTATGAAATGTAGGATAGGCTAATCTCAACGGGTTAAGTGCTTAAAAATGTATTTAACTTTAGTCTGTAGTCTAATGTATGTATCCAATTCTAAATGCTTCTATTGTGTGTATCtgattttcaaatattttcacatattgCTATTGTATGAAACTGATAACAGTTTTGCTTACCTGACATCTATGTAACTTGCCACGTGGCATCCATACAAACTGCTCCATCAGCGAAAGTACCACCGAATTCATACAATAGCAATATTTGAAAGTTGGATTCTTACTATAAATATTTAGAgtatactaatatataattatgagtCTATAAAGACGGAGGTTCCTCAAAATATGTGGCTTCATGTGGTACCCTCTACTGTGTATTCCAAGATCTCCTCTATCGATGTATTTTGGAATGAAACTCCTAAAAAGTATGTAACAGTAAAAACTGTGCTCTTACCTTTTAAAGTTTTCCACTTAGTTTCAAGCTTCTAGTTTATAGATTGAATATTGTAAGTTGAATTTTATTCATATTGAACAGAATGCTGTACTGCAAGAAGATAGTATTAATGTTTCACAAATTTCACTAGTTATTGACTCATTGAAGAAGAAGGTTGACGCTGACCGTGGTGTGTATATCATGGTACAGTATTACACCCTCTACATCACTGCAACATACCTCACTTTTTGACAGCACCTTATTTCATCATGCCTTGTTGAATTGTAATGCCTGCAGAAAAGAATGGAAGAGAACCAGATTAAATTGGCTGAATTCACTAACAACCATCACAGGTTTTCAAATGAAAGGAGTAAGATCAAAATTGCAGGTGAACCAGTCGATTTATTGACACAAAGAGCGACGGAGGCAATTGCTATGCAAAATGGAGTTGATGTAAGCTTCTGCAGTAGCTCTCAGGAAGATAAAAAGACTTCGGTAATTCTCTTAGGATCTGGCATTGCAGTCAAGAATTCTGTTCGGCCTACCGGTCTTCCAAAAGTGGAAAAACTACCTCCTTATACCACATGGATTTTCTTGGATAGGTATGATTTTTTTCCCCTCAAAGTACTTACAGTGAACTGATAGATAACTGATATACGACGCAACTCTTACTCTGCAGGTTCATTGATGATCAGTATTTGCagatttttttgtgtgtttgttaAAAGCAAAGACTTTTCTATGTTAACATCACACTATTATATTTTCTGCGGATCTTCATCTTGCTTAGTTTCTTCTGCATATTGGCTATTTTCAGGTGACCTATtagttattgtttttaatattgaatgtGTATGCAGAAATCAAAGGATGGCAGAAGATCAATCTGTAGTAGGTCGTAGGAGGATTTATTATGACCGAAATGGGGGTGAAGCTCTAATCTGCAGTGATAGCGAGGAAGAAGCgattgatgaagaagaggaCAATAATGAGTTTGTTGAATCTGAAGATTACATTATCTGGTTTGTTTACTTCCATCTATATGTTTCTATGCTTCATGACATATACTTGTTTTTTCCGTTCAGCAGAAATAATATTACTGTATGGTGTTGCAATGTTTCCAGTATGACCATTAAACAGGTTGGATCATCTGATATTGTCTATGATACACTGGCCAAACGCTTATCGAGAAAGCCTGCCGAACTTAAGGTAAGCACTTACTTGATATGACTTTCTTGTTCATGATAGTAATTCtttatttcaactttattcCTCTTCTGTTTTGTGGTTGTTTGTGTATGATTAATGGATATTTATCGGACATCTTAATATAGGCAAGATATGAAGCACTTGTTGGTAATGAAATTGCTATAGAAAGCTCGAAATCTGAGGACACTAATTTTATGAGctcttttcttgataaaagtCTTGAAGAAGTTCAGGATTCATATGACAATCTATTTTGCCGCAGATGCTTGGTAAGCCTCGTCATAATTTGTGTTCTGTTCTCTTTTTTGAAGATCTACTTGTAACCAGTCAATCTTTTATCTTTGCAATGCCAGATATTTGATTGTAAATTACATGGCTGTTCACAGGAGCTTATATTTCCTGTAAGTTGACCTTTCTTTAATTAGGTAAATTTACTTGAATCCTATGGCTATTTATGCTACTTTAAATATTCTAAGTAGGCGGTAAAACCATCACGGAATGAGACGAATGAAGAAAATGTCCCTTGTGGCCCAGATTGTTATCTCCAGGTATATGTTATTTCATACCACTGTGGATATTACCTACGAATTAAGAAGAATTGTTTAGCGCTATGAAACTTTCACAGTTTCACTTTTAAATGTCCGCCATTGCCATACTGCTTAttcatatttttagttttatatgttGATCAAGGTTTTCTCTTTATTTAAATTTGCTAAACCCAAAAGCATGTCTGGCAAATCTTGCTCAAAGTTTTAGGAATAACATGAGTGACCCGTTAAAATTACCCCACTGGTTGAAGTGGGCTGAAGTATATACAAGGTAAGAAACAAACCATGTCAAATTGATCTGGAAGACAGGTTATGTGTACCATAGTACAATAAGGGAATGGGCAAGTCAGAAACTGACGTTTGTTTTCCTGGCTCTCTTTCTGCACACAAAGTTCAATTTTATCATTatctatactttttatttattagtaaattattttctttataatgaATTTGACCCCGACTTTatcttgtgtttttaaaactaaaataaaatttgacaCACAATATAGCTCATAAGATCATATGCTATAATTTACCCATTTTCAAGCCCATTTTGACCCCAACCTATGTTGACCTTTAATCCGACCCCCTCCCATTTCCACCTATCAATGACAAGCTTTTTGAACCCTATGGTCAATATAGGACCTTCTACTTGCTGTCTGCAGGTCCAAAAGTTGGAGGACATTGTAGGTACATCTCCATTGCAGATTAATACTGAAGAAACTGCTACCCTACAAAAGTTGGGGTCTCTATCATCACTACTCAAAAAAGGCAAGAAAACTAGCTCATCCTCACCCAAGTCAAAATCCTTGAATACTAGAAGGCCTAGGAGAAAAGACTGTATTGTTTCTCCAGGTAAGCAATTAACTAGCATTGGCGATGACACGCAAACGAAAAACGAGTTTGGGGATAAGAGTAATTCTCGACAATTAACAGATTTTGAATCATGGAGAACTTTAGAGAAGGATCTTTTTCGAAAGGGTCTGGAGATCTTCGGGCGGAACAGGTTAGTAGATCGTTTCCATGATTCTGGGAAAGTTCTGGACTCTGGAGTATCATGTTTTTTTGCATGCTTTGTATTTTTACATTCATTTTGTGATGCTTTGATCTGTTGTCAATATTGCAGCTGTTTAATAGCTAGGAATCTTATGGGGGAATTAAAGACATGTGTCGAAGTGTTTCATGTCTTGAAGAATTATGAAAATAAGCCATCTTCTACAGATAGCAACAACAGAAATTCTGTAGAGGATGGTTCCAATGTTGAGAGTAATGAGAATATGGTTAGTATAGTGCTATCCTCAACCTGTTGCAATGGTAAAACTTTTGCTGCAatcataatatatttacttaatttAGCTTGTATTTGTGGCTAATCATTTACCAGGGTACCACACTAAGAACAACATCCAAAGTCTTACGCAGAAGAAGTAAAGTTCGTCGTTTAAAACAGTCATGGAAGTCTGCTGGGTACCCTTTGATGAGAAAACGTATTTCTGAGAAAAAGGATTTGCCATGTCGTCAATACAATCCCTGTGGGTGTCAATCTATATGTCGAGATGATTGTTGCTGCCTTATAAGTGGGACTACTTGTGAGAAATACTGCGGGTAATGCTTTTGTTGTTgagtttttgtttatatttcttgtttaacaatttctatgttttttctttagatGCCCGAGAACGTGCAAGATTCGTTTTAGGGGGTGCCACTGCGCCAAGAGCCAGTGCCGGAGTCGGCAATGCCCTTGCTTTGCAGCTAACAGGGAATGTGACCCAGATGTATGCCGACATTGTTGGATTAGGTAAGATACTTGGTGTCTTGGTTAACCTACTAAACTTATTATAATCAAAGATGGAAAAGATTTTAGGTTCTCATCAAAATTACATTGTTTGCTGTGTTCTGCACGTGTGATATGTTTTCCCTATTATTGTTTGAGTTCatcaaactttttcatcaaCTTTGCAGTTGTGGTGATGGCACTCTTGGTACTCCTGGCCATAAAGGTGACAACTACGAATGCAGGAATATGAAGCTTCTCCTCAGACAACAACAAAGGGTAACTATTGTTTATGTAGTCATGTTGTccaattattttgattttttatataaaattagtaTGTCAATTCagattatataatttatattattgatATCATGTCGGTGCTTCTAAACAGGTGTTGCTAGGAAAATCTGAGGTCTCAGGCTGGGGTGCTTTCTTAAAGGTATGTTGAAGTGTTATGCATTATGGTTGCTATTCTCTCCTTAAGGTTACTCATTTCTAGCTTCCACGTTCAGGATAGTGTACCCAAACATGAATATCTGGGTGAATACACTGGAGAATTGATCTCACATCACGAAGCTGACAAGCGTGGAAAGATCTATGATCGGGAAAATTCTTCATTTCTCTTCAACCTTAATGACCAAGTATGATACGTTGTGCCTTTTATCAACTTGAGATGTCTATTCTTCTCCCCCTATGCTTCTATTAACTAACTAAATAATTGCTACTCTTGTTTCACTATGTATGTAGTTCGTTCTTGATGCACACCGGAAGGGTGATAAACTGAAATTCGCCAATCATTCTcccaatcctaattgttatgcAAAGGTATCAGCTATTTTCTTGATGGTTAATGTAGATACTTGCATCATACGTACCTTGTAGCTGTATCTTGACTAAAATAGCAGTATAGCTGACAAAATGAGCGGGTCAGGATGTTGGTTACAGCGAGAATGGGTTTGGATTAAAAAgctataatttttttgatttaatttgcGTTGAGTTGACCAAAACACTTTTTGCCcaattttttaagattttctgAAAGAACCAATGTGTCAAATAAGATTACAAAAGTTATTATTTAGATGATAATGGGTgaataaattgatttaaaaggttttatGCTATAATTATACAAATTGGCGacctatttttttatatggaaGTCTTTTTGGTTAAAGTTTTACCTATTACATAATTCGAATCTAGAATGACCTAACGGAATGGGCAAAACTTATCATTAGCAGAATAATGCACTACATTTGACTGAAGTATTCTTTCAATCATAAATTTTCAGGTGATGATGGTGGCGGGAGATCACCGAGTCGGCATATTTGCAAAAGAGAGGATCACAGCTGGGGAGGAGCTTTTTTATGATTACCGTTATGAACCTGATAGAGCTCCTGCTTGGGCAAAGAAGCCCGGAGACCCTGGTTTAAAGAAAGTGGATACTATCTCTAGTGGCCGGGCCAAGAAGATAGCTTGAGTAAAGGATTTAGTTTCACCTTATTAGTTCAAAAGTTTTTGGTCCTTTTCTTACATAGAATGTACATTTGGCTAATCTTTAATGTAGAAGCCGTTATCATCATCTTGACATTGCCATAACTTGCGTAGCATGTGTATATAGATATGCATATTACCGGAGCAGGAAGTTGTAATTTAAGACCCATATTATCTTTGAAAGATGAATTTGCATGCTATCAAGTCCTCTGCTTTGCAGTCTTTTGGATTAATTTGGACCTGATGTTTGTGACTTTtgattttactttttctttcttgtaaTGTCTTCCTGTGATGGATTTAAGGAACCTACTGTAGCCATACAATTCGTTTTCATAGAGGCAATGTAAAAAAGATGCAATATACTCTTTTTGGTGTAAAATAGCTTTTTGGGAACTTTTTTACTTAATGGTTCATCACAACAAATTTATGTTAGTAAACTTGTAATCATAAAAGACAGTTATTGAAGAGTATGACCAGAGGTGGTGACCGGCCATActctttttattagtttttttggATCATCTAGTCAtactttttaattgtttttttttttttatgttaaaaaaataaatagtaaatttattaaactttaatatatttttaaataggaAAGTCTAATTTCTAAGTAAATTTAAATTTGGCTTGAATCCAATGAAATGTGAAGGTTTTTTTCTAGACAAGAAAGTGTAGTCTTAAATTATTCGACTTTTAATTAGtcaattaaaaaacaaagtaAATAGACTAATAGAGGTACATGTAGATAGAGTTCTAAAATCACTTTTACTATAAGTAACATGTTATAAAGTctcaaaataaactaaattaaaagttttaaattcgGTATTACTATGTAAATCtatattacattttaaaaaatttattccCTCCTTATTTTTCTCCAACTATAAAGTTGATAACGATAAAATGTCTCTTTACTTTGTTCCCTAATTTGAATATATCCGtttaatatacttatactaccgttgataaaattatttacaacatatatctttaaaataactacactaactgttttacatcaattttttccattaataaccacattgcTACCGACACTGctgtcgccaccaccaccacaatcgaCACTATGATCTATCATCGTCAGTCCGCctatcaaaaatttcaaaataggTACATATTCAAAATTTCACATAAATTAACATGAGTACGTGATGAATGACTATTACAAAAGGGTAATAATCCATATACCATCAAATTTGTCTAATATCACACATTACAATATCGTAACATCTTAAGGTGGTGTATGGTTAAAAATTAGTGTATACAGATCAACTCTCATTGCAAGATGGCATTTCCAGCCTGacgtcatatatataaaaaagtataaacacagtaaataaataaaaaaacagcCGCGCTATCTTCCCCCTTTCTGTTGTTAAAAACCTAAACCCTAGAATTGGATCTTACTCTTTCACTTGAACAATAATCATAACAATAATCGAAGTCATGAGcggaacaacaacaacaacgacaACAACAGATGGAGGAAGTGTAGCGTCATCAATAAGAGAGAAATCGTCATCATCAACAATAAAAACACCATCGGATTTCCTCAAATCAATCCGCGGCAGACCCGTCGTTGTCAAATTAAATTCCGGCGTTGATTATCGCGGTTCGTTTTTCAT harbors:
- the LOC122605298 gene encoding histone-lysine N-methyltransferase CLF-like, translating into MKRMEENQIKLAEFTNNHHRFSNERSKIKIAGEPVDLLTQRATEAIAMQNGVDVSFCSSSQEDKKTSVILLGSGIAVKNSVRPTGLPKVEKLPPYTTWIFLDRNQRMAEDQSVVGRRRIYYDRNGGEALICSDSEEEAIDEEEDNNEFVESEDYIICMTIKQVGSSDIVYDTLAKRLSRKPAELKARYEALVGNEIAIESSKSEDTNFMSSFLDKSLEEVQDSYDNLFCRRCLIFDCKLHGCSQELIFPAVKPSRNETNEENVPCGPDCYLQVQKLEDIVGTSPLQINTEETATLQKLGSLSSLLKKGKKTSSSSPKSKSLNTRRPRRKDCIVSPDFESWRTLEKDLFRKGLEIFGRNSCLIARNLMGELKTCVEVFHVLKNYENKPSSTDSNNRNSVEDGSNVESNENMGTTLRTTSKVLRRRSKVRRLKQSWKSAGYPLMRKRISEKKDLPCRQYNPCGCQSICRDDCCCLISGTTCEKYCGCPRTCKIRFRGCHCAKSQCRSRQCPCFAANRECDPDVCRHCWISCGDGTLGTPGHKGDNYECRNMKLLLRQQQRVLLGKSEVSGWGAFLKDSVPKHEYLGEYTGELISHHEADKRGKIYDRENSSFLFNLNDQFVLDAHRKGDKLKFANHSPNPNCYAKVMMVAGDHRVGIFAKERITAGEELFYDYRYEPDRAPAWAKKPGDPGLKKVDTISSGRAKKIA
- the LOC122605409 gene encoding U6 snRNA-associated Sm-like protein LSm6, whose protein sequence is MSGTTTTTTTTDGGSVASSIREKSSSSTIKTPSDFLKSIRGRPVVVKLNSGVDYRGILACLDGYMNIAMEQTEEYVNGQLKNKYGDAFIRGNNVLYISTSKSTLAEGA